The Neobacillus sp. OS1-2 genome includes a window with the following:
- a CDS encoding GntR family transcriptional regulator, which produces MIIRIEPNADVPIYTQLTNQIIEGIARGEIQSGTALPSVRAFAADLGVNMHTVNKSYHELEKKGIIQIVPKSGAVIASSKEGMTVDSYSYQRISTELRPVIAEALVIGLASEQIQELITSIIHDLTED; this is translated from the coding sequence ATGATTATCCGAATTGAACCTAATGCTGATGTTCCAATCTACACTCAATTGACCAATCAAATAATTGAGGGAATTGCACGAGGAGAGATCCAATCAGGCACTGCACTTCCTTCAGTAAGGGCCTTCGCAGCAGACCTGGGCGTTAATATGCACACAGTAAATAAGAGTTATCATGAATTAGAAAAAAAGGGAATTATTCAGATTGTCCCCAAGTCTGGGGCTGTGATTGCTTCATCGAAAGAAGGAATGACTGTTGATTCTTATTCTTACCAAAGGATTTCCACTGAACTAAGGCCAGTGATTGCAGAGGCGCTTGTTATTGGCCTGGCTAGTGAGCAGATACAGGAGCTAATAACATCGATAATACATGATTTAACCGAAGATTAA
- a CDS encoding MFS transporter produces the protein MDKQNSGFRWVVFASVLFTYFLMASQRTAPGLITDQVMKDFHVTASTIGLLTSMQFFAYTGLQIPFGILADRYGPNLFLILGAILTGIGTILYSLGTNEFFLFLARFLTGIGDATIWVNLVLILSQWFRVKEFVRLIGLAGMTGSLGFLLATVPFSAWIDLLGWRTAFFSVGMMLCLCGILLYFVLIQKSKKIPPSKTITKKNEIEREKTLILLRRIFSNRQAWALFLCHFGVVGAYVGFIGSWAVPYGIHVYGMTRSDASQLIMIGLIGALIGAPLTSWISSVLATIKRPYVMVHLTILLCWAAFILFNGKPPILMLHILFFIIGCGYGASALTFAIVRQSFPNRDLGVVSGFANTGGFLSAVLLPSIFGMVLDRFPATPNSISVGYYYSFFIPVVFSLIGLMGVIFIRENLPVISREKGLFKKK, from the coding sequence ATGGACAAACAAAATAGCGGATTTAGATGGGTTGTTTTTGCTTCTGTATTGTTTACATACTTTTTAATGGCAAGCCAAAGAACGGCACCTGGATTAATTACTGACCAGGTTATGAAGGATTTTCATGTAACTGCATCCACCATCGGGTTACTGACAAGTATGCAATTTTTTGCCTACACTGGTCTGCAGATTCCCTTTGGAATCCTAGCAGATCGGTATGGTCCCAATCTTTTTCTTATTTTAGGGGCAATACTGACTGGAATAGGGACAATACTTTATAGTCTTGGTACGAATGAATTTTTCCTTTTTCTCGCCAGATTTCTAACGGGGATTGGGGATGCAACGATCTGGGTTAATCTTGTGTTAATTTTGAGTCAATGGTTTAGAGTAAAGGAGTTTGTCAGATTAATTGGGCTAGCGGGAATGACCGGAAGTCTAGGATTCTTGCTGGCAACCGTTCCTTTTTCAGCATGGATTGATTTATTGGGATGGAGAACAGCGTTTTTTTCAGTGGGAATGATGTTATGTCTTTGCGGAATTCTCCTCTATTTTGTACTGATTCAAAAGTCAAAGAAAATACCCCCAAGCAAAACAATAACTAAAAAAAATGAGATAGAACGGGAAAAAACACTGATTTTACTGCGCCGCATATTTTCCAATCGGCAGGCATGGGCCTTATTCCTTTGTCATTTTGGAGTTGTCGGTGCATATGTAGGATTTATCGGTTCGTGGGCTGTTCCTTATGGAATCCATGTATATGGTATGACTCGGTCGGATGCAAGTCAGCTTATTATGATTGGGCTCATCGGGGCCCTTATAGGAGCTCCGTTAACGAGTTGGATCTCAAGTGTGTTGGCAACGATAAAACGGCCATATGTAATGGTTCATCTCACCATTTTATTGTGTTGGGCTGCCTTTATTTTGTTTAATGGGAAGCCGCCAATTTTGATGCTGCATATACTATTTTTTATCATTGGCTGTGGTTATGGGGCAAGTGCTTTAACCTTTGCCATCGTCCGCCAATCCTTTCCAAATAGGGATTTAGGAGTTGTCTCGGGGTTTGCAAATACTGGGGGTTTTTTAAGTGCCGTCCTGTTGCCGAGTATTTTTGGAATGGTACTAGACCGTTTTCCTGCCACACCAAACAGTATTAGTGTGGGATATTACTACAGCTTCTTCATACCAGTGGTCTTCTCCCTTATTGGCTTGATGGGTGTAATTTTTATTAGGGAAAACCTGCCCGTGATCAGCCGAGAGAAAGGTCTTTTTAAGAAAAAGTGA